The following are encoded in a window of Variovorax paradoxus genomic DNA:
- a CDS encoding amino acid ABC transporter substrate-binding protein, whose translation MDFKLPLAPLASALALVFACGAASAQDAGTLRKIKESGTIQIGARDSQIPFSYKLSADSAPIGFTNDICLKIVDAVKAKLGLPKIEVRYTMLNSTNRIPLLQNGTVDLDCATTTNTTQRQAQVDFAPSHFVTNITAAVKKSSGINALPDLNGKNVATVSGSTSIQLLRGARKSGTIEVNEIAGKDTSDGFLLLSTGRADAYVLDDVQLAGMIASAPNPGDYKILKESLRQEPYGIMLRKDDPEFKALVDETVNGLMKSGAIEQLYSKWFLSPIPPRNGNLNFPMTDAVREIYKNPNNKGV comes from the coding sequence ATGGACTTCAAACTGCCTCTTGCACCTCTCGCGTCAGCACTCGCCCTTGTCTTCGCCTGCGGCGCCGCCAGCGCCCAGGACGCCGGCACGCTGCGCAAGATCAAGGAGAGCGGCACGATCCAGATCGGCGCGCGCGACAGCCAGATCCCGTTCTCGTACAAGCTCAGCGCCGACAGCGCGCCCATCGGCTTCACCAACGACATCTGCCTGAAGATCGTCGACGCGGTGAAGGCCAAGCTGGGCCTGCCGAAGATCGAGGTGCGCTACACCATGCTCAACTCGACCAACCGCATTCCGCTGCTGCAGAACGGCACCGTGGACCTCGACTGCGCGACCACCACCAACACCACGCAGCGCCAGGCGCAGGTCGACTTCGCGCCGAGCCACTTCGTCACGAACATCACCGCGGCCGTGAAGAAGAGCTCGGGCATCAACGCGCTGCCCGACCTCAACGGCAAGAACGTGGCCACCGTCTCGGGCAGCACCTCGATCCAGCTGCTGCGCGGCGCACGCAAGAGCGGCACCATCGAGGTGAACGAGATCGCGGGCAAGGACACGTCCGACGGCTTCCTGCTGCTGTCCACGGGCCGCGCCGATGCCTACGTGCTCGACGACGTGCAGCTGGCCGGCATGATCGCCAGCGCACCGAACCCGGGCGACTACAAGATCCTCAAAGAGTCGCTGCGCCAGGAGCCCTACGGCATCATGCTGCGCAAGGACGACCCCGAGTTCAAGGCGCTGGTCGACGAGACCGTCAACGGGCTCATGAAGTCGGGCGCCATCGAGCAGCTGTACAGCAAGTGGTTCCTCTCGCCGATCCCGCCGCGCAACGGCAACCTCAACTTCCCGATGACGGACGCGGTGCGCGAGATCTACAAGAACCCCAACAACAAGGGCGTCTGA
- a CDS encoding LysR family transcriptional regulator — translation MTFKQLEALYWIARLGGFAQAANQLHTSQSAISKRVHELEQLFDTELFDRSQRTARLTDKGEEMFVLAKKLLDQRDAAVEQFGKPGVVERRIRIGVTELTAMTWLPRLVGLIQQHYPKVILEPDVDDSLQLRDKLLADELDVVIVPHTFADARMQSKVIGRVKSAWMCKPGVVQSTGTVRLHDLARHRMLVQGNNSGTGRAYDAWMKDQGVQPAHAIVVSNLVALTGLAVSGLGVSYLPRECLAPLVDAGMLEVIDVTPALPVVRYVAMHKGEHRSALTSSIVMLAQECCDFTRMFQAQAEDEQAS, via the coding sequence ATGACCTTCAAGCAACTCGAAGCCCTGTACTGGATCGCCCGGCTGGGCGGCTTCGCGCAGGCGGCCAACCAGCTGCACACCTCGCAGTCGGCCATTTCCAAGCGCGTGCACGAGCTGGAGCAGCTGTTCGACACCGAGCTGTTCGACCGCAGCCAGCGCACCGCGCGGCTCACCGACAAGGGCGAAGAGATGTTCGTGCTCGCCAAGAAGCTGCTCGACCAGCGCGACGCTGCGGTCGAACAGTTCGGCAAGCCCGGCGTGGTCGAGCGGCGCATCCGCATCGGCGTGACCGAGCTCACCGCCATGACGTGGCTGCCGCGCCTGGTCGGCCTGATCCAGCAGCACTACCCCAAGGTGATTCTCGAGCCCGACGTGGACGACAGCCTGCAGCTGCGCGACAAGCTGCTGGCCGACGAGCTCGACGTGGTCATCGTGCCCCACACCTTCGCCGACGCGCGCATGCAGAGCAAGGTCATCGGCCGCGTGAAGAGCGCATGGATGTGCAAGCCCGGTGTGGTGCAGTCCACCGGCACCGTGCGCCTGCACGACCTTGCGCGCCACCGCATGCTGGTGCAGGGCAACAACTCGGGCACCGGCCGCGCCTACGACGCGTGGATGAAGGACCAGGGCGTGCAACCCGCCCACGCGATCGTGGTGAGCAACCTCGTCGCGCTCACGGGGCTGGCCGTTTCGGGCCTCGGCGTGAGCTACCTGCCGCGCGAATGCCTCGCGCCGCTGGTCGACGCCGGCATGCTCGAGGTGATCGACGTGACGCCCGCGCTGCCCGTGGTGCGCTATGTGGCCATGCACAAGGGCGAACACCGCAGCGCGCTCACGTCGTCGATCGTGATGCTGGCGCAGGAATGCTGCGACTTCACGCGGATGTTCCAGGCGCAGGCGGAGGACGAACAGGCTTCGTAG
- a CDS encoding N-acyl-D-amino-acid deacylase family protein codes for MSDTPAVLLEAGLVVDGSGGPSWPGDVLLQGDRILALGEGLRTRLPEGLSIADVDVVDCRGKVIAPGFIDAHTHDDAIVLRDPLCLPKVSQGITTVVTGNCGISLAPYRTPQSKPPLTLLGADSFKHATMAEYRAAVDAVQPTLNVAALVGHTTLRFAAMQALDRPANADELARMEALLDDCMAAGAHGMSSGLFYEEAFAAPAEEVTALARVVARHGGVYATHLRSEMQQIIEALHEAGDTAFSAGVPLVISHHKCAGPANWGRTKETMPLIEALSQRQQIAMDVYPYVAGSTVLREDLVDGVIDVLLTWSDPHPEMTGRLLSDIAREWGTTEQQACLRLKPGGACYFQMQEEDVERVIAHPLTMIGSDGLPHDRHPHPRLWGAFPRVFARYWRQRKLFTLEQAVHKMTGMTARNLRIADRGLLRVGTMADVVVFDPETITDTATYDQPHGVSEGVERVFVNGVLAYRGGEGEAKVLARAGRMLTRGS; via the coding sequence ATGAGCGACACCCCAGCCGTTCTGCTCGAAGCCGGCCTCGTGGTCGATGGCTCGGGCGGCCCTTCGTGGCCCGGCGACGTGCTGCTGCAGGGCGATCGCATCCTCGCGCTCGGCGAAGGCCTGCGCACGCGGCTGCCCGAAGGGCTGAGCATCGCAGACGTCGACGTGGTCGATTGCCGCGGCAAGGTGATCGCGCCCGGCTTCATCGACGCGCACACGCACGACGACGCGATCGTGCTGCGCGACCCGCTGTGCCTGCCCAAGGTGTCGCAGGGCATCACGACCGTGGTCACGGGCAACTGCGGCATCTCGTTGGCGCCCTACCGCACGCCGCAGTCGAAGCCGCCGCTCACGCTGCTGGGTGCTGACTCGTTCAAGCACGCGACCATGGCCGAGTACCGCGCTGCGGTCGATGCGGTGCAGCCCACGCTCAACGTGGCTGCGCTGGTCGGCCACACCACGCTGCGCTTCGCGGCGATGCAGGCGCTCGACCGCCCCGCGAACGCCGACGAACTGGCGCGCATGGAAGCGCTGCTCGACGACTGCATGGCCGCGGGCGCGCATGGCATGTCTTCCGGGCTGTTCTACGAAGAAGCCTTTGCCGCACCGGCCGAGGAAGTCACCGCGCTCGCACGCGTCGTCGCGCGCCACGGCGGCGTCTACGCCACGCACCTGCGCAGCGAGATGCAGCAGATCATCGAAGCGCTGCACGAGGCTGGCGACACGGCCTTCAGCGCGGGCGTGCCGCTGGTCATCTCGCACCACAAGTGCGCCGGCCCCGCGAACTGGGGCCGCACCAAGGAAACGATGCCGCTGATCGAGGCGTTGTCGCAGCGCCAGCAGATCGCGATGGACGTCTACCCCTACGTGGCCGGCTCCACCGTGCTGCGCGAAGACCTCGTCGACGGTGTCATCGATGTGCTGCTGACCTGGTCCGACCCGCACCCTGAGATGACCGGCCGCCTCCTCTCCGACATCGCGCGCGAGTGGGGCACCACCGAGCAGCAAGCCTGCCTGCGCCTGAAGCCCGGCGGCGCCTGCTACTTCCAGATGCAGGAAGAAGACGTGGAGCGCGTCATTGCGCACCCGCTCACCATGATCGGCAGCGACGGCCTGCCGCACGACCGGCACCCGCATCCGCGGCTGTGGGGCGCGTTCCCGCGCGTATTCGCGCGTTACTGGCGTCAGCGCAAGCTCTTCACGCTGGAGCAGGCCGTGCACAAGATGACGGGCATGACCGCGCGCAACCTGCGCATCGCGGACCGCGGCCTTCTGCGCGTCGGCACGATGGCCGACGTGGTGGTGTTCGACCCCGAGACCATCACCGACACGGCGACTTACGACCAGCCGCACGGGGTGAGCGAAGGCGTCGAGCGCGTGTTCGTGAACGGCGTGCTGGCCTACCGCGGCGGCGAGGGCGAAGCGAAAGTGCTGGCGCGCGCGGGGCGGATGCTCACGCGAGGAAGCTAG
- a CDS encoding MurR/RpiR family transcriptional regulator, translated as MTPSLLKRIAEARGDAPATRRAILDLILEDPDRALEESFEQLAERSRSSVPTIMRTCRDLGFAGLREFKLALAQELALGGSPLHRRVNIEDAADEVVSKIARSAAASVSGVRGQLDMQVLDGAVRAIASAPHVDLYGAGATSWFMANDLQARLFRLGLSANAWADYHLQQVAGAAQRPGGVVIAISHVGGMPSLLDAVDIARGQGAQVVAITRPGTALAAKADFLIGLSVPDDAVMHVGIDAYLTHLTVIEILTVLVAQRRGEPAVLRLQRAREAFQRHGIDATTHPLQSWDGGGINAKKGGGEP; from the coding sequence ATGACGCCCTCATTGCTCAAGAGAATCGCCGAGGCGCGTGGCGACGCGCCGGCCACGCGGCGCGCGATTCTCGACCTGATCCTCGAAGACCCCGACCGCGCGCTCGAAGAAAGCTTCGAGCAGCTGGCCGAGCGCTCGCGCAGCTCGGTGCCCACCATCATGCGCACCTGCCGCGACCTCGGCTTTGCCGGGCTGCGCGAGTTCAAGCTCGCGCTTGCGCAGGAACTGGCACTCGGCGGTTCGCCGCTGCACCGCCGCGTCAACATCGAAGACGCCGCCGACGAAGTGGTCAGCAAGATCGCACGCAGCGCCGCGGCTTCGGTCTCGGGCGTGCGCGGCCAGCTCGACATGCAGGTGCTCGATGGCGCCGTGCGCGCCATCGCGTCCGCACCGCACGTCGACCTGTACGGCGCGGGCGCCACCTCGTGGTTCATGGCGAACGACCTGCAGGCGCGGCTGTTCCGCCTCGGCCTCTCGGCCAACGCCTGGGCCGACTACCACCTGCAGCAGGTGGCCGGTGCAGCACAACGCCCGGGCGGCGTGGTCATCGCCATCTCGCACGTGGGCGGCATGCCGTCGCTGCTCGATGCGGTCGACATCGCACGCGGGCAAGGCGCCCAGGTGGTCGCGATCACGCGGCCGGGCACTGCCCTCGCAGCCAAGGCCGACTTCCTCATCGGCCTGTCGGTGCCCGACGACGCCGTGATGCACGTGGGCATCGACGCCTACCTCACGCACCTCACCGTCATCGAGATCCTCACTGTGCTGGTGGCGCAGCGCCGCGGCGAACCCGCCGTGCTGCGCCTGCAGCGCGCGCGCGAGGCCTTTCAGCGGCACGGCATCGACGCCACCACGCACCCGCTGCAGAGTTGGGACGGTGGCGGCATCAATGCGAAAAAGGGAGGCGGCGAACCATGA
- a CDS encoding amino acid deaminase — protein MTDTASATQDFIDPLLGSNFKGYPRTQAPRRRSEVGAAGWNVLAGDLPLPLAVLKREALEHNLQWMQSRVREWGIDLAPHGKTTMSPQLFQRQLDAGAWGLTFATVTQLAVGVAAGARRTLIANQVVSDEDLAGIQLLLADHADLRVVFLVDSIAQLALIEDWARRNPASVPFEVMLEIGVQGARTGCRTHDEAIALATRVRASDAAKLVGIETYEGQGATGESEPDTAYATTLMDRVEAVARHCDTHKLFETDEVLVSAGGSAIFDLVAGRLKPALGSPVRGLLRSGCYVTHDHGFYKRMVSVVDQRLGCECGEGLTPAMEVWANVQSRPEPGLAILSVGKRDISFDLSLPVPIARAARGALQPQGVPAGWKITALNDQHAYLRWDASEEADAPKVGDRVGLGISHPCTTFDKWHWMPVVENDYRVSDAVAMHF, from the coding sequence ATGACCGATACCGCTTCTGCTACCCAAGACTTCATCGACCCGCTGCTGGGCAGCAACTTCAAGGGCTACCCGCGCACCCAGGCACCGCGCCGGCGCAGCGAAGTCGGCGCTGCCGGCTGGAACGTGCTGGCCGGCGACCTGCCGCTGCCGCTGGCCGTGCTCAAGCGCGAGGCGCTGGAGCACAACCTCCAATGGATGCAGTCGCGCGTGCGCGAGTGGGGCATCGACCTCGCGCCGCACGGCAAGACCACCATGTCGCCGCAGCTGTTCCAGCGCCAGCTCGACGCCGGCGCCTGGGGGTTGACCTTCGCCACTGTCACGCAACTGGCCGTCGGCGTGGCGGCCGGTGCGCGCCGCACACTCATCGCCAACCAGGTGGTGAGCGACGAAGACCTGGCGGGCATCCAGCTGTTGCTGGCGGACCATGCGGACCTGCGTGTCGTGTTCCTCGTTGATTCGATCGCGCAGCTGGCGCTGATCGAAGACTGGGCCCGGCGCAACCCTGCGAGCGTGCCTTTTGAAGTGATGCTCGAGATCGGCGTGCAAGGCGCACGCACGGGCTGCCGCACGCACGACGAAGCCATCGCGCTCGCCACGCGGGTGCGCGCGAGCGACGCGGCCAAACTCGTGGGCATCGAGACGTATGAAGGGCAGGGCGCCACGGGCGAGAGCGAGCCCGACACGGCCTACGCCACCACGCTGATGGACCGCGTCGAAGCCGTCGCGCGTCACTGCGACACGCACAAGCTGTTCGAGACCGACGAAGTGCTGGTCTCTGCCGGCGGTTCGGCCATCTTCGATCTCGTGGCCGGGCGGCTCAAGCCTGCGCTGGGCTCACCGGTGCGCGGCCTGCTGCGCTCGGGCTGCTACGTCACGCACGACCACGGCTTCTACAAGCGCATGGTGAGCGTGGTCGACCAGCGCCTGGGTTGCGAGTGCGGCGAAGGCCTGACACCGGCGATGGAGGTTTGGGCCAACGTGCAGTCGCGCCCCGAACCGGGCTTGGCGATCCTGTCGGTCGGCAAGCGCGACATCTCCTTCGACCTCTCGCTGCCCGTGCCGATTGCGCGTGCGGCGCGCGGCGCGTTGCAGCCGCAGGGCGTTCCCGCCGGCTGGAAGATCACCGCATTGAACGACCAGCACGCCTACCTGCGCTGGGACGCAAGCGAAGAAGCAGATGCCCCCAAGGTCGGTGACCGCGTGGGCCTGGGCATCTCGCACCCTTGCACCACCTTCGACAAATGGCACTGGATGCCCGTGGTCGAGAACGACTACCGCGTGAGCGACGCCGTCGCCATGCACTTCTAA